TTTGACACCCTTACCATTGACGTTTCCAGCGCCGGTGTAACCGCTGCCGACGTCCACGCCGCTTCGGTCAAGGCTGGTATCAACTTCCGAAAAATTGACGACAAGACTATTGGTATTACCCTTGACGAAAGTGTCGGTCCTCTTGATTTGACCGATATCGTCAACGTGTTTTGCGCTGTCAAGGGTCAGCCCGCCATTGAGCCCGAGGTTCTTGACGCCCTCTCTCAAAAGTTAGAGATGTCTGCCGAGAGCGTCACTTCCCCTATCGCTACTCTTGCCCGAACCACTCCCTACCTTACCCAGCCTGTGTTCAACAAACATCATTCCGAGACCGACATGCTTCGTTACATGATGCACCTCCAGGAGAAGGACTACTCACTTGTCCACGGTATGATCCCTCTCGGATCTTGCACCATGAAGCTCAACTCGACTTCTTCCATGGTACCCCTCTCTTGGAAAGAGTTCGGCGGTTTGCACCCCTTTGCCCCTCGCGAACAAGCCAAGGGCTACGAGGTGATTATCAAGGAGCTCGAAAACGACTTGTCCCTTGTCACCGGCTATGACGCCACCTCTGTGCAGCCCAACTCTGGTGCTTCAGGCGAGTATGCCGGTCTTCGCGTCATCCAGGCTTATCATGAGTCTAAGGGTGAGGGTCACCGAGACATTTGTCTCATCCCTCTTTCCGCTCACGGTACCAATCCCGCTAGCGCTGCCATGGTCGGCTACAAGGTCGTGCCCATCAAGGCCTTGAATGATGGATCTTTAGACTTGGCTGATTTGAGGGAGAAGGCGGAGAAGCACAAGGATAAGCTTGCCGCGTTCATGGTCACCTACCCTTCTACTTTTGGTGTGTTTGAGGAGGGTATTGAGGAAGCTTGTCAAATTGTGCATGACAATGGTGGCCAGGTTTACGTCGATGGTATGTTCTTCCTATATTTGTTCAAGAATTGAGCTAATAAGGCATTTAGGCGCAAACTGTAACTCTCTCATTGGCTTGACTTCCCTTGGTCGTGTCGGTGGTGATGTATCCCACACCAACCTCCACAAGACCTTCTCCATTCCTCACGGCGGTGGTGGTCCCGGTGTCGGCCCCATCTCTTGTAAATCCCACCTCGCccccttccttccctctcACCCTATCGTCCCCACCGGTGGCTCTACCCCTATCACAGCCGTCTCTGCTGCTCCTTATGGTTCCGCGAGCATCAACACCATTTCCTGGGCTTACATCAAGATGCTCGGTGGCCAAGGTCTCACCACCGTCTCCAAGATTGCGCTCCTCAACGCCAACTATATCGCCGAGCGTCTCAAGCCTTACTACAATCTGCGATTCTCAAACAAGAATGGTCGTGTCGCGCACGAGTGTTTGATTGATTTGGCAGAGTTTGAAAAGAGTGCCGGTTTGAGGGTGCCCGACTTTTCAAAGAGGTTGCAGGACTACAGTTTCCACCCTCCTACCGCTCAATGGCCCATCTCTACCTGTTGGTTGATTGAGCCTACAGAGTCGGAATCcaaggaggagatggacCGGTAAGTCTCAATCTTCTTTGCTATGTTACAAATGTGACAATAACTGACATGATATCGTGTAGATTCATCGAAGCCCTCATTTCTATCCGAAAGGAAATTGACGAAATCGTCTCTGGTGAACAATCAAAGGACAACAACGTCTTCACGAATGCTCCTCATCCTTTGAGCCTCTTGACCGCGGACAAGTGGGACAAACCATACTCTAGGGAGAAGGCTGTCTACCCGGTTCCTggattgaagaagagcaagtTCTGGCCGACCGTGGGCAGGCTGGATGATGCTGGTGGAGATCTCAACCTGGTCTGTGAATGTGGCAGTGTGGAGGAGTACGCTTAAGAGTGTGTTTAAGCTTACGTGGTGCTTTCGTGTTCGTCATTTGCTGTTTTGGTCTTTTTCATGTTTTATCATCCCattttttctttctttcgATCCATAGCATATTCGCAATACCCAAAATGAACGGTTCAACCTCATaccttcttttcttttcaaTAATTAACTCGTTGTCTAGCAATTCAACCTTGCATATTTCAGAATAGAAGTTATATAGTATATATAACAACTAAGGAACGTATGAATTATCACTATGTATGTGAACTAATACGCCAGTTGGGAAGCGAAAGATGGCGGATTACCAATCATCTGAAACGTCttcaatcttcttccatccttcatcttcactttcccaatcatcatctctctttccttccccCTCCAACACGTTATCCAACCGTTCCCAGCCGTCGgcatcctcttcttcctctcccGTTGCAGCTTCTCCAGTCGTATGGATCTCTTGCCCACGCTTCAAAGCCAACAAGCGTTTCCGGGCAAAAGGGTTGAATATGGCGCTCACACGGAGTGATTCCAGTTCGGTGGACCGTTGTTTATGCGGGGAAGCGATGGCTAAAAGGTCGAGAGGGATATGAGGTGACTGCCCGTTCGTATCCCCATTTCCATTCTCAATAATCACAtcgccttcttcctccacctcttcatattgctcttcatcaacctcttcttcatcttgttcttcatccactatactttcctcctccaccccaTCCAGTAATTCCGAGAGACCATCGTTGCTTGCCCGTCTCTTGACCTGCCGCCTGGTGGGGACGATGACCACTTTTCGCTGGACCTTGCCACCTTCTGGATCCCATtcatcgtcttcatcttcgctGAGAGAGAGGATCTTGTCTTTTCTCCTTTGGTGGCGGGCGGCAAGCGACGGCGCAGAGGGTTCGGCAAGGTCCAGGTCAGGTTCGAATGATGTTGGGGACGGGGTGATGCTGTTGAGCGTTTTATCTGCGCTTTTGTCAAGAGTGAGGGACGTGATCGTTGATAAATCGgcctctttttctttttccttttccttttccttttctttcgcCTTTTTCAACTTGCCAAAGAATCCCATGATTCCCGGCTGACTGGCTTCTTCCTCactcttccctttcccaTCATTCGTTGTTTCTCCCTGCGGCGCTTTCCCACTTTTAGCTGAAACCATTCGCCGGGGAGGCAACATACCCTCATCGTCAAACAGACTTGTAAAGGTTTTGCCTCCTATAGGTTTTACAGGGGATGGTCCCAGcccttcctcatcttcatctccttctccgTCGTCGTCGCCCTCCTCTTGCTCCTCGTCTATCATCGGATCCCTATCTGGCCCACCAAATATACCTCCTATGGGTTTACCAAAGCTGACATCTCGTGTCGAAGCCGATTGTGACTGTGATTGAGAATTAGAATTAGAATTAGAATTGGAAACTGCCATATGGCTACGCCGCCGACGGACTTGACGATCTTTCACTGGTGTATCCTCTACAGGCTCGCCTCTTAATCTCTTTCTCGCTTTTGTGCGAGGGGTAATCCCTTCTGACACTGTAGTAGAGTCGAGCGCGGCGACGACCGGAGAGAAGACGAGGGTTTTTCGGTGGTACGAATTTGCCTCCAACACTTGTTTTAGTTTTTTGGGAGAAGACGCGTGTATGAATGGCGAGACTGCTGCCTCTTTGCCGCCGGGCCCTCCAGAACTCGGCCTGTCAATACCACTCAACCCCGTGCCAGAGTTGGGATTGAACCCTCCATTCGTGATGGATCTCGCTTTGCCGGGGGAATTGAGGATATTAAACGGGTTAACGGGGTTCGGATCGATAATAGGTCCAGAGTACGCCTTTTTTTTCGGGGTGGTAAAGAGGGTACGAGCGGTAGAGCTGCTCGCCAGTGCGGACGGCgctggaggaggaggaggagggggaggagagagTTTTGCGTGCGATGCTTTGCGTTTGAGTGACTGGGCATGTGATGATTTACCGTTCGCACTAGACTCGGCGTGATTATGGTCGTTAGATGGTCCGGCAGCCAGGCTTTGCATGCTTTGACTCCCGTTTGGACGGGATAAAGAGGTGTATGACCTGCGAGATGGAGGAGTTGGGGTGGTCGGGTACGCTGATCTGGGAAGAGTGCGAGGTGTCACGCGTGTTTGCGGTTGCTGCTGTGAGAGAGTTTGCTTGGATGACTTGGTACTTTCTGCTGGCTTTCCCTCTGAGGCTGCCGCTTTTGAAAGTTTTCTATAGAGCGCATATTGTTCGGCTACCAAGGGGTGAGTTGGGCGTACGAGGTGGTGGAATGGTGGAATGCGCACCTATATCAGAGGTGTCGTTCTTAATATCTTCCTTGGTAGGGTCTCTGCCATGTTCTGCCTTGAACGCTTTTTCCCATGCCTTGACGCTGGCCTTGACATGTGCAATGTCCATGTTTGGGGTGTGAGTGAGAGATGTAATTATTATCTCTGTTAAACACAAACAATAATAGTAGAACAAAACAACTGGCCATATTTCCTAATCACATTTAATCGTTTCTAATCATTTCTTATCCATTACAAAACCCATTTCTAATCACTCTTTTCTCACTCGCGGCCATTTCCTCGACCATATTTTTATTCTTCTTATTTTTCACGTCTGTATCTCTCAtcccatcctcctcttgTACAAAATGCGAGCACCCGCACTGAGAACACTCGGTCAGCTGCAGCTGAGGCAGCTCAACTCTTCCATCCGTCCTCTCCACTCTGcccccctcctcctcgccgCTGCCGAGAGCAAgagcaacagcaacagcaacGGCAAGAAATCAAAAACAAAATTCCTTACAGACCGCCCAGTCAAGGTCGATCGCACCCCGTCTTTCCCTCCCCCTGCCAACCCGTTCGCGCCCAAGCCGGAGCCAGTACACTACAGCGACCTCACACTCAGCATCTTGTGGAAGGTCAACAAGCTTCTGGGGTACAATGGGAGGAGACGCACCACCGCGAGGGAAAGTGGGAGGATGATGTCCGGCATCATCGAGGCTGTCAAGCACGACAAGGTCTTTTGGTACGACGGTGAGTGATTTTCTGGCTTTATCGCGATGGCGATAAATGAAAGCTGACAAAAGGAAATAGAGTGTGATCTTCCCAAGACATTCCACACATTCTTCTCGGTGCATCTCGTTTACCTCCTTATCACCCTTATCCGACTCCGTGCTCTTTCCAACCACATCCCCAACCCATATTCTCCCATCCCC
This DNA window, taken from Cryptococcus gattii WM276 chromosome C, complete sequence, encodes the following:
- a CDS encoding glycine dehydrogenase mitochondrial precursor, putative (Similar to TIGR gene model, XP_569428.1~Glycine dehydrogenase [decarboxylating] (Glycine decarboxylase) (Glycine cleavage system P-protein)), giving the protein MSVSILRRAARLPVSRQVQPLFARPLSTSSILFRPTSTSPARHSTTATQPHPKSPSESFHPAPTSVFTPLDTFLPRHLGPREADIQAMLEVLGHKTLDEFVATTIPGEVRIDELTNKGEEGKGVRALSELELRRRAEEIASMNKPVKSYIGMGYHNAIVPPVIQRNVFENPSWYTAYTPYSPEQSQGRLESLINFQTVAISLTGLPIANASLLDEATAAAEAMAMCLACVAKPKFNMGKKVFLVSPSVAPQTIEVLQTRASGFNIDLKVAESDAKFLSEVESLGEAQLMGALVQYPNVNGEIGDWEEVATKVKATGAKMVVATDLLALTMIKPPGEWGADIVCGNSQRFGVPAGYGGPHAAFFACTDDLKRRMPGRLVGLSKDSYGAPAYRLALQTREQHIRREKATSNVCTAQALLANMAAMYAVYHGPEGLRRIAGKVHSLTRVLSESLASLGFTTVNKTFFDTLTIDVSSAGVTAADVHAASVKAGINFRKIDDKTIGITLDESVGPLDLTDIVNVFCAVKGQPAIEPEVLDALSQKLEMSAESVTSPIATLARTTPYLTQPVFNKHHSETDMLRYMMHLQEKDYSLVHGMIPLGSCTMKLNSTSSMVPLSWKEFGGLHPFAPREQAKGYEVIIKELENDLSLVTGYDATSVQPNSGASGEYAGLRVIQAYHESKGEGHRDICLIPLSAHGTNPASAAMVGYKVVPIKALNDGSLDLADLREKAEKHKDKLAAFMVTYPSTFGVFEEGIEEACQIVHDNGGQVYVDGANCNSLIGLTSLGRVGGDVSHTNLHKTFSIPHGGGGPGVGPISCKSHLAPFLPSHPIVPTGGSTPITAVSAAPYGSASINTISWAYIKMLGGQGLTTVSKIALLNANYIAERLKPYYNLRFSNKNGRVAHECLIDLAEFEKSAGLRVPDFSKRLQDYSFHPPTAQWPISTCWLIEPTESESKEEMDRFIEALISIRKEIDEIVSGEQSKDNNVFTNAPHPLSLLTADKWDKPYSREKAVYPVPGLKKSKFWPTVGRLDDAGGDLNLVCECGSVEEYA
- a CDS encoding uncharacterized protein (Similar to TIGR gene model, XP_569430.1) — translated: MDIAHVKASVKAWEKAFKAEHGRDPTKEDIKNDTSDIAEQYALYRKLSKAAASEGKPAESTKSSKQTLSQQQPQTRVTPRTLPRSAYPTTPTPPSRRSYTSLSRPNGSQSMQSLAAGPSNDHNHAESSANGKSSHAQSLKRKASHAKLSPPPPPPPPAPSALASSSTARTLFTTPKKKAYSGPIIDPNPVNPFNILNSPGKARSITNGGFNPNSGTGLSGIDRPSSGGPGGKEAAVSPFIHASSPKKLKQVLEANSYHRKTLVFSPVVAALDSTTVSEGITPRTKARKRLRGEPVEDTPVKDRQVRRRRSHMAVSNSNSNSNSQSQSQSASTRDVSFGKPIGGIFGGPDRDPMIDEEQEEGDDDGEGDEDEEGLGPSPVKPIGGKTFTSLFDDEGMLPPRRMVSAKSGKAPQGETTNDGKGKSEEEASQPGIMGFFGKLKKAKEKEKEKEKEKEADLSTITSLTLDKSADKTLNSITPSPTSFEPDLDLAEPSAPSLAARHQRRKDKILSLSEDEDDEWDPEGGKVQRKVVIVPTRRQVKRRASNDGLSELLDGVEEESIVDEEQYEEVEEEGDVIIENGNGDTNGQSPHIPLDLLAIASPHKQRSTELESLRVSAIFNPFARKRLLALKRGQEIHTTGEAATGEEEEDADGWERLDNVLEGEGKRDDDWESEDEGWKKIEDVSDDW